The genomic DNA GCACCCCGGGCAACCGGGGGAGTCGGGGAATCGCTCGGCGGAGCGCGAGCCCCGCGAAGACCACGACGGCGACGGTGAACAGCGCCACGGCGACGACCTCCAGCAGCGGCGAGAACGTGATGCCGACCGCGATGAGCGCGATGTTGCCGACCAGCACCAGCAGCGCCGCGACCCCCACCCGACCCGCGACCCCCTCGAAGCCGTCGCCGTCGGCCAGCACGCGCGCCAGCAGCCCGACGGCCAGCGGGAGGACGAACCCGGCGTAGTGGTAGTGGACCGCCGTCAGCAGGACGATTATGGGCTCGAAGCGCAGGAAGACGCCGGCGCGGTGGAGGACCAGTGCGACGGCGCCGACCGGGACGTACAGGCACGCGGCGCTCACCGCGAGTTCGGGGAGCGAGATGGTGCCTGCATCCCGAAGGCGGACGACGCCCACGACGGCGATGGCGCCGGTGACGGCGAGCCAGGGCAGGGCCAGCGCCACCGACGCTGCCGACCCGACCGGGAGCGCGAGCCCCGCCAGCGCCGCCAGCGCGGCCGGCAGGGACGCGACGGCGGCGGCCCGGGCGGCAGCCACGGCGATCCGCGAGTCCGGGACGCCGACGAGGCCGAGGCCCAGCGGGACGAGGACCAGGACCGCCAGCGCGACGAACCGGTCGACCGGCGAGAGCGG from Haloglomus litoreum includes the following:
- a CDS encoding YndJ family transporter — protein: MSAPGYGRAEGQVTPETERLRLAGYRLTDLNAAAGAVVWLAALVAATADAVPLSPVDRFVALAVLVLVPLGLGLVGVPDSRIAVAAARAAAVASLPAALAALAGLALPVGSAASVALALPWLAVTGAIAVVGVVRLRDAGTISLPELAVSAACLYVPVGAVALVLHRAGVFLRFEPIIVLLTAVHYHYAGFVLPLAVGLLARVLADGDGFEGVAGRVGVAALLVLVGNIALIAVGITFSPLLEVVAVALFTVAVVVFAGLALRRAIPRLPRLPGVLLAVACCTLFASMALALAYGYSAFRPAEALVGIGTMIRWHGALNAFGFAVPALLAFRLLD